A single bacterium DNA region contains:
- a CDS encoding ATP-dependent 6-phosphofructokinase: MKKVQRKKKIRALGVITGGGDCPGLNAAIRAVAKRAELEGVPVYGVREGFRGLYEGRMSRLKPIEVSGIVARGGTILGTSRFNPLKAPDSVKRMRHHLKRRHIDVLINIGGEGTMRLSHELDLKGIPCIGVPKTIDNDVWGTDYTFGFDTAVSIATEAIDRLHTNAESHNRVMIVEVMGRHAGWIATYAGIAGGADAILIPEKIFPLSRLIGIIRKRERIGKRFSIIVVSEDARILADIGRAKAEMLHTPMHHDEYGNLKLGGISHLLERELRRHLDMEIRSTVLGYIQRGGSPTAYDRVLASRLGVAAVELALHGKTGRMVALQGKKIASLPFAQVVKKLKGVDEEIYRVGEVFFG; this comes from the coding sequence ATGAAGAAAGTGCAGAGAAAAAAGAAGATCCGGGCGCTCGGTGTCATCACCGGCGGCGGCGACTGTCCGGGCCTCAACGCCGCGATCCGGGCGGTGGCCAAGCGAGCCGAGCTCGAAGGTGTGCCGGTTTACGGCGTCCGGGAGGGCTTTCGCGGTCTCTATGAAGGCCGCATGAGCCGGCTCAAGCCGATCGAGGTTTCGGGCATCGTCGCCCGCGGCGGCACCATCCTCGGCACTTCCCGCTTCAATCCGCTCAAGGCTCCCGATTCGGTGAAGAGGATGCGCCACCACCTCAAGCGCCGGCACATCGACGTCCTCATCAACATCGGCGGCGAAGGGACGATGCGGCTCTCCCACGAGCTCGACCTCAAGGGCATTCCCTGCATCGGAGTCCCCAAGACCATCGACAACGACGTTTGGGGAACCGACTACACCTTCGGCTTCGACACCGCAGTCAGCATCGCCACCGAGGCCATCGACCGCCTCCACACCAATGCCGAATCCCACAACCGGGTGATGATCGTCGAGGTGATGGGCCGCCACGCCGGTTGGATCGCGACTTACGCCGGGATCGCCGGCGGCGCCGACGCGATCCTGATTCCCGAGAAGATCTTTCCCTTGAGCCGCTTGATCGGCATCATCCGCAAGCGCGAGCGGATCGGCAAGCGCTTCAGCATCATCGTGGTCAGCGAGGACGCCCGGATCCTGGCCGACATCGGCCGGGCCAAGGCCGAGATGCTCCACACTCCGATGCATCACGACGAGTACGGCAACCTCAAGCTCGGCGGCATTTCCCATCTCCTCGAGCGGGAATTGCGCCGCCACCTCGACATGGAAATCCGCTCGACCGTGCTGGGCTACATCCAGCGCGGCGGCAGCCCCACCGCCTACGACCGGGTCTTGGCCAGCCGGCTCGGCGTGGCCGCGGTCGAGCTGGCCCTTCACGGCAAGACCGGGCGGATGGTGGCGCTGCAAGGCAAGAAGATCGCTTCTCTGCCCTTTGCCCAGGTGGTGAAAAAGCTGAAGGGAGTCGACGAGGAGATTTACCGAGTCGGCGAGGTGTTCTTCGGTTAA